The following coding sequences lie in one Arachis ipaensis cultivar K30076 chromosome B05, Araip1.1, whole genome shotgun sequence genomic window:
- the LOC110271951 gene encoding uncharacterized protein LOC110271951 yields the protein MSSSETIEQYFTRVTDLVNKMRVFGEDMPDSKVVEKILRTMPIKYDHVVTTILESHDMDTMTIAELQGTMESHISRIPEKSEKSTEEALKSRVNFNNVAESSRTQVGRGRGFNFQSRGKESFRGRGRGNYNQGSYNNFTPPNQGRGGTNFRPVN from the coding sequence ATGTCGAGCTCAGAAACTATTGAGCAATATTTTACTCGTGTTACAGATCTTGTCAATAAGATGAGAGTCTTTGGAGAAGATATGCCCGATAGCAAAGTAGTGGAGAAAATTCTTCGCACCATGCCAATAAAGTATGACCACGTGGTGACTACGATACTAGAGTCCCACGATATGGATACTATGACGATTGCAGAGTTGCAAGGAACCATGGAAAGCCACATCAGTAGAATACCGGAGAAGTCAGAAAAATCAACCGAGGAAGCCCTGAAAAGCCGAGTGAATTTCAACAACGTTGCAGAATCAAGCCGTACACAAGTAGGACGAGGTCGTGGTTTTAATTTTCAAAGTAGAGGCAAAGAAAGTTTCAGAGGTAGAGgtcgtggcaattacaaccaaggaagTTATAATAATTTTACACCACCTAATCAAGGAAGAGGTGGAACGAATTTCAGGCCTGTTAACTGA